In Streptomyces sclerotialus, one genomic interval encodes:
- a CDS encoding alpha-1,4-glucan--maltose-1-phosphate maltosyltransferase — MIGRIPVLDVRPQIDCGRRPAKAVTGESFEVSATVFREGHDAVAANVVLRDPNGRSGPWTPMRELAPGTDRWGATVTPDAEGRWTYTVEAWSDPVSTWRHVAQVKIPAGQDTGPVLAEGADLHERAAAGVPKNAGRESILRVADTLRDESLPAATRLAAALTPEALEILGRHPLRELVSASRPMPLLVERRRALYGSWYEMFPRSEGAYEAPDGTLVSGNFRTAAERLPEVAAMGFDVVYLPPVHPIGTTHRKGPNNALSAGPHDVGSPWAIGSAEGGHDALHPDLGTFEDFAHFVRTARDLRMEVALDFALQCSPDHPWLDKHPEWFHHRADGTIAYAENPPKKYQDIHPIAFDADFRGLVKETERLLRFWMEKGVRIFRVDNPHTKPVVFWEKVISDINRTDPDVIFLAEAFTRPAMMRTLAQVGFQQSYTYFTWRNSKHELTEYLTELSRESASYMRPNLFVNTPDILHAYLQHGGRAAFEVRAVLAATLSPTWGVYAGYELCEGTPVRDGSEEYLDSEKYQLRPRDWQTAGREGRSIAPLITALNRLRRRHPALQQLRDLHFHHVDNDAVLAYSKREGADVVITVVNLDPHHTHEATVSLDMPELGLDRHESVPVRDELTGETYHWGRDNYVRLEPGRAMAPAHVLSLRPSSPIGGSPN, encoded by the coding sequence ATGATCGGTCGCATTCCCGTCCTGGACGTCCGTCCCCAGATCGACTGCGGGCGCCGCCCGGCCAAGGCGGTGACCGGCGAATCCTTCGAAGTGTCCGCCACGGTCTTCCGGGAAGGCCATGACGCGGTCGCGGCCAATGTCGTACTGCGCGATCCGAACGGCAGGAGCGGCCCGTGGACGCCGATGCGGGAGCTGGCGCCGGGGACCGACCGCTGGGGCGCCACGGTCACCCCGGATGCCGAGGGCCGCTGGACGTACACCGTGGAGGCCTGGTCGGACCCGGTGAGCACCTGGCGGCACGTGGCGCAGGTCAAGATCCCGGCCGGTCAGGACACCGGTCCGGTACTGGCCGAAGGCGCCGATCTGCACGAGCGGGCGGCGGCCGGGGTGCCGAAGAACGCGGGGCGCGAATCGATTCTCCGGGTGGCCGACACGCTGCGCGACGAGAGCCTGCCGGCGGCCACCCGGCTGGCCGCCGCGCTCACCCCCGAGGCCCTGGAGATCCTCGGCCGGCACCCGCTGCGCGAACTGGTCAGCGCCTCCCGGCCGATGCCGCTGCTGGTGGAGCGGCGCCGGGCGCTGTACGGCTCCTGGTACGAGATGTTCCCGCGTTCGGAGGGGGCGTACGAGGCGCCCGACGGGACCCTGGTCAGCGGCAATTTCCGGACCGCCGCCGAGCGGCTGCCGGAGGTCGCCGCGATGGGCTTCGACGTGGTCTACCTGCCACCGGTCCACCCGATCGGCACGACCCACCGCAAGGGCCCGAACAACGCGCTCTCCGCGGGCCCGCACGACGTCGGCTCGCCGTGGGCGATCGGCTCGGCCGAGGGCGGGCACGACGCCCTCCACCCGGACCTGGGCACCTTCGAGGACTTCGCGCACTTCGTGCGCACCGCGCGGGACCTGCGGATGGAGGTGGCGCTGGACTTCGCCCTGCAGTGCTCGCCGGACCACCCCTGGCTGGACAAGCATCCGGAGTGGTTCCACCACCGCGCCGACGGGACCATCGCGTACGCCGAGAACCCGCCGAAGAAATACCAGGACATCCACCCGATCGCCTTCGACGCGGACTTCCGCGGGCTGGTGAAGGAGACGGAGCGGCTGCTGCGCTTCTGGATGGAGAAGGGCGTCCGCATCTTCCGGGTGGACAACCCGCACACCAAGCCGGTGGTGTTCTGGGAGAAGGTCATCTCGGACATCAACCGCACCGATCCGGACGTGATCTTCCTGGCGGAGGCGTTCACCCGCCCCGCCATGATGCGCACCCTCGCGCAGGTCGGCTTCCAGCAGTCCTACACCTACTTCACCTGGCGCAACTCCAAGCACGAGCTGACCGAGTACCTCACCGAGCTGTCCCGCGAATCGGCCTCCTACATGCGGCCGAACCTCTTCGTGAACACGCCGGACATCCTCCACGCGTACCTCCAGCACGGCGGCCGGGCGGCCTTCGAGGTACGCGCGGTGCTCGCGGCCACGCTGTCCCCGACGTGGGGGGTCTACGCCGGTTACGAGCTCTGCGAGGGGACTCCGGTACGAGACGGGAGCGAGGAGTACCTGGATTCGGAGAAGTATCAGCTGCGTCCCCGCGATTGGCAGACAGCGGGCCGTGAGGGCCGTAGCATCGCTCCCCTCATCACGGCACTCAACCGGCTGCGCCGCCGCCATCCGGCACTCCAGCAGTTGCGTGATCTGCACTTCCATCATGTCGACAACGACGCGGTCCTCGCCTACTCCAAGCGTGAGGGCGCCGACGTGGTCATCACGGTCGTGAACCTGGACCCGCACCACACCCACGAGGCGACGGTGTCGTTGGACATGCCGGAGCTCGGCCTCGACCGGCACGAGTCCGTACCGGTGCGCGACGAGCTCACCGGCGAGACCTACCACTGGGGCAGGGACAACTATGTGCGCCTTGAGCCGGGACGCGCCATGGCGCCCGCGCACGTACTGTCCCTGCGACCGTCCTCACCGATCGGAGGGTCACCCAATTGA
- a CDS encoding S8 family peptidase — protein sequence MAWTRIARRRLTAGGTAAASAALLCAATLPAHAAPPEGRILGAGASGAVNSSYIVTLKAGTRGVEARSAAGKNLAAKYGVAIRRTYHKAINGYAVRANETQARRLAADPAVAAVSQNRTVRLTDTAAAPGTTQKNPPSWGLDRIDQKSLPLDKSYTAPGSGAGVEVYVLDTGVRAGHSDFGGRVRSGWDFVGDDADASDTNGHGTHVAATIAGEKHGVAKKAGIVSVRVLDAKGSGTTANVIAGIDWVAQHARKPAVANLSLGSMPSPQLDQAVRNAVAAGVTFTVAAGNDGLPADLFSPARVREAVTVGATSSKDVRAEFSNWGPAVDLFAPGVGITSAWHSGNTAVRTLSGTSMAAPHAAGAAALYLAEHPKATPKQVQKELVGHASQGQVQSALGSPNRLLRVGDS from the coding sequence ATGGCCTGGACACGAATAGCCCGGCGACGGCTGACGGCAGGGGGTACGGCCGCCGCCTCGGCGGCCCTGCTCTGTGCCGCCACGCTGCCGGCCCACGCCGCGCCGCCCGAAGGCCGGATTCTGGGAGCGGGGGCGTCCGGCGCGGTGAACAGCAGTTACATCGTCACCCTCAAGGCGGGCACCCGGGGTGTCGAGGCGCGGTCCGCGGCGGGGAAGAACCTGGCGGCCAAGTACGGGGTGGCGATCCGCCGGACGTACCACAAGGCCATCAACGGCTACGCGGTACGGGCGAACGAGACCCAGGCCCGGCGTCTCGCGGCCGACCCGGCGGTGGCCGCGGTGAGCCAGAACCGCACGGTACGGCTGACGGACACCGCCGCGGCCCCCGGGACCACCCAGAAGAACCCGCCGTCCTGGGGCCTGGACCGGATCGACCAGAAGAGCCTGCCGCTGGACAAGTCCTACACCGCGCCCGGGAGCGGTGCCGGGGTGGAGGTGTACGTGCTGGACACCGGCGTACGCGCCGGTCACAGCGACTTCGGCGGGCGGGTCAGAAGCGGGTGGGACTTCGTCGGTGACGACGCGGACGCGAGTGACACCAACGGCCACGGCACCCATGTGGCCGCCACCATTGCGGGTGAGAAACACGGCGTGGCCAAGAAGGCCGGCATCGTCTCCGTACGGGTGCTGGACGCGAAGGGCTCCGGCACCACCGCCAATGTCATCGCCGGCATCGACTGGGTGGCGCAGCACGCCCGGAAGCCCGCCGTGGCCAACCTGAGTCTGGGCAGCATGCCCTCGCCGCAGCTGGACCAGGCGGTACGCAACGCGGTCGCCGCCGGGGTGACGTTCACCGTCGCGGCCGGGAACGACGGGCTGCCGGCCGACCTGTTCTCACCCGCCCGGGTGCGGGAGGCCGTCACCGTCGGCGCCACCAGCAGCAAGGACGTCCGCGCGGAGTTCTCCAACTGGGGCCCGGCCGTGGACCTGTTCGCGCCGGGTGTGGGGATCACGTCGGCGTGGCACTCGGGGAACACGGCCGTCAGGACCCTCTCCGGTACCTCGATGGCCGCGCCGCACGCCGCGGGCGCTGCCGCGCTGTATCTGGCGGAGCACCCGAAGGCGACGCCGAAGCAGGTCCAGAAGGAGCTGGTGGGCCACGCTTCGCAGGGCCAGGTGCAGAGCGCCCTCGGCTCGCCGAACCGGCTGCTGCGGGTCGGGGACTCCTGA